Genomic DNA from Marinobacter sp. LV10MA510-1:
TTGCTCATGCGCCTTCCTTATCCTGTGCGCCGCCGTTATTTAGGGCGTTGTCTCAGATATTAGCCTCGCGCAGCACCCGTTGCTTTTGGCGGTTCCAATCCCGTTCTTTTTCGGTGGCGCGCTTGTCGAACAGTTTTTTGCCTTTTACCAGCGCGATCTCGCACTTCACTTTGTTCTTTTTCCAGTAAAGCGCCAGTGGTATGCAGGTACGGCCCTCTTGGCCGACCGAATCCACAATTTTAGCGATTTCCTTGGCGTGCAATAGCAGTTTTCGAGTTCGAGTGGGATCTGCAATTACGTGGGTTGACGCAGTGGTCAGCGGCGTAATATGGGCCCCCAATAGCCAGGCTTCGCCGTCTTTCAGCAGCACGTAAGAGTCAGTCAGCTGTGTTTTTCCTGCGCGCATGGACTTCACTTCCCAGCCCAGCAGGGAAAGACCGGCCTCAAAGCGGTCATCGATGTGGTATTCGTGTTTGGCTTTTTTGTTCAGCGCGATGGTACTGCTTGGAGTACCGGGTTTTTTCTTGCTCATCGATTTTGCGCGGGAAACCCCGTCCTTTTAGGTCGGGGAGGGAGTGCGCGTCGTGCGTCAGCACGACAGACTTTCCTATTTCCCTTCTCCTTTTTGTGGTGTAGGTGATAGCCGTAGCCATCCGCTCTTTGCATGAGCTGGCAGTGCCGGTGATGAATGCCTTGAACGGCTCCGCCCGAGGTTTGAATGTTGAAGCTGCCGGTTTTCCGGATGGCAACCCGGCCTAGCCAAGTGCCTTCCTTTTTGCCGATCGGGACAATGGCTCGAACCATATCGCCGGTTTGGAATCCGTGAACTGATTTCTCTCGCATGAGGTAACCGCGAGGGAAGCCGTGTTTTGTTAGGCGCGTCCGCTTGTAGCTGCCGCGACCAGTGGCTTTTATCCGTAGCGTGGGCTTTTCCCAGTCAAACACGTGTTCGACAACGCCGACACAGACCGCGTCAAAGGCGTGGGTTTTGGGGATACCGAGTCTTTGGCGGTTGAACTTGGTTTGTCCACCCGTGCCGACGTTCACGGGAAGCCCCGTGGTTTTTAGCGATTGGAATAAGTCCCAGCGGGTTGAGTTCACCGCCGCGGCGTCCCGCAAGGGGCGCTTGCACTGGATGAGCACGTTGTCCATTCGGTTTTGCTTGTCTTTCAAGCGGCTGGAGGTTTTGAAAAAATCAGCCAGAGTTTGAGTATCTTTTTCTTCGTTGCAGTGGTGACAGGCGATGGTCAGATTGCTGATTCGGTTAGAGCCACCGTTGGATTTTGGGACAATGTGTTCGATCTCTAAGGGCGTATCGATGGCCGTGCAATAAGCGCATTCGCGGCCCCATTTTTCCAGCAAATACTC
This window encodes:
- the smpB gene encoding SsrA-binding protein SmpB; the protein is MSKKKPGTPSSTIALNKKAKHEYHIDDRFEAGLSLLGWEVKSMRAGKTQLTDSYVLLKDGEAWLLGAHITPLTTASTHVIADPTRTRKLLLHAKEIAKIVDSVGQEGRTCIPLALYWKKNKVKCEIALVKGKKLFDKRATEKERDWNRQKQRVLREANI
- the iscB gene encoding RNA-guided endonuclease IscB; translated protein: MAVFVLDRQKNPLMPCSEKRARLLLARRRAVVVRVYPFTLRLKARTGGTVQKVVLKIDPGSKETGLAVSRVSAQGEHVLCLIELIHRGRQISKALGQRRGCRRRRRSQLRYRAPRFNNRTKPKGWLAPSLQHRVDTTTSVIKRLRALVPVTSISQELVRFNLQQMENPEISGVEYQQGTLLGYEVREYLLEKWGRECAYCTAIDTPLEIEHIVPKSNGGSNRISNLTIACHHCNEEKDTQTLADFFKTSSRLKDKQNRMDNVLIQCKRPLRDAAAVNSTRWDLFQSLKTTGLPVNVGTGGQTKFNRQRLGIPKTHAFDAVCVGVVEHVFDWEKPTLRIKATGRGSYKRTRLTKHGFPRGYLMREKSVHGFQTGDMVRAIVPIGKKEGTWLGRVAIRKTGSFNIQTSGGAVQGIHHRHCQLMQRADGYGYHLHHKKEKGNRKVCRADARRALPPRPKRTGFPAQNR